CATAGCGGACGTAGAGCTCCTTGAGCATCATGGCGCTGACTTCGCCGGTGAACGCACCGGAATCCTGGTCGGACATGTTCTGGGCTGCGAGCGAGACGGCCGAGCTGGAACTCAGCGAGCCCATGGCGGCGGGTATGGAAACGAAGGGAGGGGCGATGACGACATCCACTTGGGAGGTGATGCCATCCAGCTTTCCTGGTTGGCCGATGAAGGCGTTCAGGAAGTCCTCGGTTTCATGAGGTCCTTTGTTCATTTTCCAGTTAGCTGCGATAATTGGTTTGCGCATGATTTGAGTGATCGGTTAATGGTTATTGGTTATTTGAAAACAGAAACGTGTGCGTCCCCGGGGGACGGTTATATATCTGTGAGGGCGGCTACGCCGGGGAGTTCTTTGCCTTCGAGAAGCTCGAGGGATGCACCGCCGCCGGTTGAAATGAAGGAGACTTTGTCGCCGAGGCCGTATTTTTTCACAGCCGTGACCGAATCGCCGCCGCCGACGATGGAGAGGGCGTCGCTTAGGGCCACTGCTTCAGCCAGTGATTTGGTTCCGGCTTCAAAGGACGCCATTTCGAACACCCCCATGGGGCCGTTCCAGACGATGGTTTTCGCCTTCATCGCCTCATCACAAAATTCAGCGATCGCGGCATCACCGATGTCGAGTCCCATCCAGCCGTCGGGGATACCGTCGCCGGTGGAGGATACCACCTTGGTTTCCACACCGTCTTTGAATTCCCGGGCGACACGGTTGTCGGCGGGTAGAAGGAAGCGGGTGTTCTTTTCCTCGGCGAGCCTGAGGATGTCGAGAGCCAGGTCAAGTTTATCGGCTTCCACCAAAGAATCGCCGATCGGGTGTCCCTGTGCCTTGCGGAAGGTGTAAGCCATGGCACCACCAATGATGAAGGTGTCGGCTTTTTCGAGAAGTGCGGTGATGACCTCGATCTTATCGCTGACCTTGGCTCCCCCCATGATGACCAGGAAAGGTCTTTCGGGAGTTGCGAGTTTGTCGCAGAGGAATTCAAGCTCGCGCTCGATGAGAAATCCCATGGCGCTCTGGGAAACGTGATGGGTCACCCCTTCGGTGGAGGCGTGCGCACGGTGGGCGGAACCAAAGGCGTCGTTGACAAAAATTTCCGCGCCACCGGCAAGGATGCGTGCAAAGACGGCGTCGTTGGTTTTTTCCTCGGCGTGAAAGCGGGTGTTTTCCAGGAGAATCACTTCACCGGGCTTGAGGGCCACGCGGGCGGCTTCGGTATCTGTGCCTACACAGCTGTCGGCAAAGGTCACTTCTTTTCCTAACAACTCAGCCAAACGCAGTGCTGCGGGGCGGAGGGAGAACTGCGGGTCAGGCTCACCTTTGGGGCGTCCGAGGTGGGAGCAGAGGGTCAGCTTGGCACCACCGTCGAGGAGATGCTTGATGCTGGGCAGGGCGGCCACGATGCGGGTGTCATCGGTGATTTCGCCTTCGGCATTGAGGGGGACGTTAAAATCGACACGCATCAGGACGGACTTACCGTTGACGTCGAGGTCGCGAATACTTAGTTTGGCCATTGATTTGTCAGGTTGGGAAGGATTGAGAAAAAGGCGGGGAAAGTCGCCCTC
The Akkermansiaceae bacterium DNA segment above includes these coding regions:
- a CDS encoding phosphoglycerate kinase, translated to MAKLSIRDLDVNGKSVLMRVDFNVPLNAEGEITDDTRIVAALPSIKHLLDGGAKLTLCSHLGRPKGEPDPQFSLRPAALRLAELLGKEVTFADSCVGTDTEAARVALKPGEVILLENTRFHAEEKTNDAVFARILAGGAEIFVNDAFGSAHRAHASTEGVTHHVSQSAMGFLIERELEFLCDKLATPERPFLVIMGGAKVSDKIEVITALLEKADTFIIGGAMAYTFRKAQGHPIGDSLVEADKLDLALDILRLAEEKNTRFLLPADNRVAREFKDGVETKVVSSTGDGIPDGWMGLDIGDAAIAEFCDEAMKAKTIVWNGPMGVFEMASFEAGTKSLAEAVALSDALSIVGGGDSVTAVKKYGLGDKVSFISTGGGASLELLEGKELPGVAALTDI